A window of Tautonia plasticadhaerens contains these coding sequences:
- a CDS encoding DUF5131 family protein, producing MSSKTKIQWCDSTVNPTMGCDGCEIWGAQRKTCYAGTLHVRFGGVTPGYAPRFEEVTPFPGRVAEACGWSDLAGKRRADKPWLDGMPRLIFVSDMSDSLSAAVPFDFLRDEIIPNVIGERGRRHRWLWLTKRPDRMAKFSGWLDDQAIEWPENLWAGTSVTSQATTCRIRHLVRVGDERTVRFLSVEPQVEAIDLSAWLPRIDWVIQGGESGRSARPFNIAWAESLIDRCGERGVPYFLKQLGSHVVEGGRRLKFADGHAGDWDEWPAGLRVRRLPASATVRASVG from the coding sequence ATGAGCAGCAAGACCAAGATCCAGTGGTGCGACTCGACCGTCAACCCGACGATGGGTTGCGACGGCTGCGAGATCTGGGGGGCGCAGCGGAAGACCTGCTACGCCGGCACGCTCCACGTCCGCTTCGGCGGCGTCACGCCCGGCTATGCGCCCCGGTTCGAGGAAGTCACCCCCTTCCCCGGCCGGGTCGCCGAGGCGTGCGGCTGGTCGGACCTGGCGGGGAAGCGGAGGGCCGACAAGCCCTGGCTCGACGGGATGCCCCGGCTGATCTTCGTCTCGGACATGAGCGACTCGCTCTCGGCGGCGGTGCCCTTCGATTTCCTGCGGGACGAGATCATCCCGAATGTGATCGGCGAGCGGGGCCGTCGGCACCGCTGGCTCTGGCTGACCAAGCGGCCCGACCGGATGGCGAAGTTCTCGGGCTGGCTCGACGATCAAGCGATCGAGTGGCCCGAGAACCTGTGGGCGGGCACCAGCGTCACGTCGCAGGCAACCACGTGCCGCATCCGGCACCTCGTCCGGGTCGGCGACGAGCGGACGGTCCGGTTCCTCTCCGTCGAGCCGCAGGTGGAGGCCATCGACCTGTCGGCCTGGCTGCCCCGGATCGACTGGGTGATCCAGGGCGGCGAGTCGGGCCGCAGCGCCCGGCCATTCAACATCGCCTGGGCCGAGTCCCTGATCGATCGATGCGGCGAGCGGGGCGTGCCGTACTTTCTGAAGCAGCTGGGCTCGCACGTCGTCGAGGGCGGGCGGCGGCTGAAGTTCGCCGACGGCCATGCGGGCGACTGGGACGAGTGGCCCGCCGGCCTGCGGGTCCGCCGGCTCCCCGCCTCGGC